The nucleotide window CACATAGACTACATGTTTGTCATCAAATGTAACTGGTACTCCCCAATCAAACGTTGTCCTTGATACTGCTATATCCTCTAGCCCTGGTCTTAGGAAATTATTTAACATTTCGTTTCTTCTAGACACAGGCTGTATAAACTCATCATTCTCTTCTATATACTTTATTAATTTATCTTGATACTTAGATAACCTAAAAAAATAGCTCTCTTCTTTAGTTAAACTACACTCCCTGCCGCAATCTGGGCACTTATTATCATCACCTAATTGTGTCTTTGTCCAAAAAGATTCACATGGAGTACAATACCAGCCTTCATACTCACTTTTATATATATCACCTTGATCATATAATTTCTTGAAAATCTTTTGCACTGCATGAACATGATAATCATCTGTAGTCCTTATAAACTTATCATACGTTATGTCCATGGTTTGCCACAATTTCTTTATCCCTGAAACTATATTATCTACATACTCTTTAGGAGTCACTGAAGCCTCTTTGGCCTTTAGTTGTATCTTTTGGCCATGCTCATCTGTCCCTGTTAGGAACATAACATCATAGCCCCTTAATCTTTTATATCTAGCCAGTGCATCTGCTGCAACAGTTGTATAAGAATGCCCAATGTGAAGCTTATCACTCGGATAATATATCGGTGTTGTAATATAAAATTTATTATTCGTCATCAAATATCTCCTCTCAGTTTTCATCACTACTATAATATACCTTTGTTGTAGCTTTTGCAATATTTTCGCAAAAATTTGTTTCTAACACTATATTTATCTAAAATTTAGCGATTCATCCTTTAAGCTTCACATCGAGAATTGTATAGAAAAAAATTGAGGAGAAAGGATGTAACAAATATTAGTATCTACTTTTCCCTTTATTTTCACTGGATCTGTTAATGCATTCTAATCCTTCTTCCTTGTATTTTAATCTCTTTACAAATCTATGAAATTCGGCTTTATTATGTATATCTCCTGGATACCACGATCCTTTACTCATCAAATATTTTGTTATTTCAATATATTCTTGTCTTTTTATTTTGCTGTCTTTTTGTTTGCACTTTTGGCTAAATGCTATACCTAATGCTGTCATTTTTTTATTGTCTACTGCATATAACTCTGTCCCTTTCTCTGTTAAATCCACTACAGCTTTCATATATCCGCCTTGACATGCATACATTAATAAATCTCTTCCCTTTTTGTCTATAAGTCTTGTATTTGCCTCTTTTAACATGTCATCTATTATAAATGACATATTACTACCTTTTTCCAATGCATACATTAATACATTTTTATTATCTTCATCTTTTTCGTTTTTGTCTGCTCCTTTTTGTATTAATCTATTTATTATTGAGGCTTTTCCCCCCTTGATTGCGTACATTAGCACAGTCCTACCCTTTATATCTTTTGCATTTACTTCTGCATTTTTGTCTATAAGCGCATTTACTATTTTTTCATCGCCCATAGCTAATGCGTACATCAATACACTTCTACCTTTATTATCTTTTGCATTTATTCTTGCATTTTTATCTATAAGCATATCTATTATCCTCTCATTACATATAGCTATTGCACACATCAATGCACTTCTACCTTTATTATCTACTTCATTTACATCGGATCCATTATTCAACAATCTACTCACTTCATGTATGTTATTTTTCTTTACGGCCTCTAACAAATCTCCTTGCTTAATTTTGGGAGACAATTTATTTTTTTCTCCTACTATGTCCTGTGTCTTCTGTCCCTCTTCTTTTTTCTTTAGAATATTATCCATATTCTTGTACCCTTTTTCACTCACCATCATAAGAGGATTAACGTGTAACAACGGGATTCCTTTTTTATTTTTCCCTATTTTTTCGTTACTCTTTCCTTTTTTTAAAATTTCATCTACCTTTTTAAAATCCCACTCTTTACACGCCTCAAACAATCCAGTCATAATACTCAACTCCTTACTTTCTTCTTTCCATACTACTTGGGATCCCTTTGACCTCTCCCAAACGCAATTATACACTATTTTGAGCAAGATGCAAATGTTTTGTTTATAATCACCCGTTTTATTGTGTTTACAAAATTATCATTAGAGTAACTATAACTACTTAACAAAAAAATATTGTATCCACTTTAAAGAAAAAATTTTAACTTTATAATTCTTTTGCCGAGCTATTAATATATTCTTATGAAAGGACTGTATCGACATGACAGAATTAAATATTTCTAGAAATCAGAAAAGCTTAGAGAAAATAAATACTATCTCTACTAAGAAAAAACAGAGTCTTCATAATTTACTAGACAGTTCCTATTCGTCTAAACAATCATCACATACTTTTTTAATTCAATCATTTTCGAAAAACATCTTGTTACATAAAATTAAATCTATACTGCGTGAAAATGAATTTTTAAAAGAACTTAATGAATATAAACGTAGTGACCCTGATATATTAAAAACTTTGATTGATATCATAAATTCTAAGGATATTACAGGGACTACTCCTATAATGAAAACTATTGCTCACGACGATATCACTACACTTAATTATTTACTTAATAAGCTTACTTGCAAAATTGCTATCTACAACAAAGTATCACCTACTAATAAAATTTATTTACATAATATACTGGATACAACAAATTTTGATAATCAAACAGCTCTTCATCTAGCTGCACGAACTAATATTAACTGTTACAATTTAATTATGGATTATATGAAAAAAAATTATGTTGACTTCTCTAAGTTTATTTCAAATAATGTAGTTTCCGACAATCAACAACTAGAATTTATCCTTGATAAAGCAAATACGTTGATACAAAATAGTTTTTCTTTATCTATATTCTGGGCTTCTCAATTACCAAATAAACTACCTCCTTTGGCACAATTGAAATATAATATTATCTCCTCTAGTGTTCATACTTCACAAAGGACTTTACATAAAATATTATCCAACAATGTTACTTTATCAACGCAACATCTCCGTAATATTTTAAGTATTGATACCCTCTGTAAAAAATTAGACAATGTACATGAAAAAGATCCTGATATAGCTTTATCTAAATTTAGAATTTTAACTGAACCTGATGTTTCAACTGGACTTACTCCCATAATGCAAGCATGTAAAAATGACAACTTTCAAACATTATCAATTTTAATTAACGAAATTGAATCTATAAAAGAATATTACCCTTTTCATGTTGAATTTGAAAATTATTTAGATATTTACGACAACAACTATAATACAGCTTTATCTTTTGCAATAAAAAACAAATCAATAAAATGTATTAATCTACTTTTGCAATTTGGAGCTACTTTGGGAAATGATTTTGAATATACAAAAAGCGATTCATATATAATACAAGCAATAAATGTAAAAAACACTAAAATTCTAGAGTTACTCATACAACACTATAAACAAAAAAATAAAAATGTTGCCAATCTTAAAAATTATTTATCCGCAACAACCTCAAAATCAAATTATTTATCTCCCTTAGTAGTAGCAATAAACAATCTAGATATCAACTCCTCAAGGCTTCTTTTTGAAAAATATAACGTTCCAATGCCTGAACAATATAAAAAAATATATGATGCTTTATTAAAAGGAAATAAAATTTCACCCAAAAGTACTAGAGATAATTTTCTTACAAAAATTACTAGAAATATATTAAATTCTATCCTATCAATTTTGTATTTCTTAGGTATAATACGATTTAAAAATACTTCCTCATCTAATTAGAGGTAAGGAAGTATTTTTCTTTTTTTATGATATTTTGTTAGCTCTTTGCTGGTTTTTTTGATGCTTCCTCTATCCCTTCTATGACTTTTTTAGTAAACGCCTTTATACCCTTTGTATAACCTCCTATATGTATCTTATCTGCACCAACCAAACTAGTATCCTTAAAAACTTCTGCCGCCCAATCTATTACTGTAACAAATGGATATTTATCCTTTATGCTTCGTAGATACTGTGTTGTTTGATAGGAATACCATGTATCATTCCAACGTCCATCATACGGTGTAACAAACAATAATCTATGCCCTGGTTCTAGGTCCTCTATAATTTTATTTATATACTTTTTCCATTCACTGCAACCATTTGTCCCAAGTGCGACAATTAAATAATCCCCAACTTCTTCCTTTCGTTGTAAATCCATAATTATCGAATAACCCTGTCTTAGTGTTCTATTTCCTCTTGTATCAGCATACGTGTTTGGCACTGTATCTACAATATTTTTCCTTGCACCTAATGCTACTGAATCTCCAATTAAAGTAACAGTCTTTGGCTCTTCCTTAGGTTCCTGTGAACCATTCTCTACTACCAAAGTTTCAGATCCACTGTCCTGATTAGCTACAGGAGTAGCTTGAGAATCATTTTCTGTCTCCTTATTATGTTCTACTACTGGATCTTTTGTATTTTCTGGATCCTTGTTTGAAAGT belongs to Clostridiales bacterium and includes:
- a CDS encoding ankyrin repeat domain-containing protein produces the protein MTGLFEACKEWDFKKVDEILKKGKSNEKIGKNKKGIPLLHVNPLMMVSEKGYKNMDNILKKKEEGQKTQDIVGEKNKLSPKIKQGDLLEAVKKNNIHEVSRLLNNGSDVNEVDNKGRSALMCAIAICNERIIDMLIDKNARINAKDNKGRSVLMYALAMGDEKIVNALIDKNAEVNAKDIKGRTVLMYAIKGGKASIINRLIQKGADKNEKDEDNKNVLMYALEKGSNMSFIIDDMLKEANTRLIDKKGRDLLMYACQGGYMKAVVDLTEKGTELYAVDNKKMTALGIAFSQKCKQKDSKIKRQEYIEITKYLMSKGSWYPGDIHNKAEFHRFVKRLKYKEEGLECINRSSENKGKSRY
- a CDS encoding ankyrin repeat domain-containing protein produces the protein MTELNISRNQKSLEKINTISTKKKQSLHNLLDSSYSSKQSSHTFLIQSFSKNILLHKIKSILRENEFLKELNEYKRSDPDILKTLIDIINSKDITGTTPIMKTIAHDDITTLNYLLNKLTCKIAIYNKVSPTNKIYLHNILDTTNFDNQTALHLAARTNINCYNLIMDYMKKNYVDFSKFISNNVVSDNQQLEFILDKANTLIQNSFSLSIFWASQLPNKLPPLAQLKYNIISSSVHTSQRTLHKILSNNVTLSTQHLRNILSIDTLCKKLDNVHEKDPDIALSKFRILTEPDVSTGLTPIMQACKNDNFQTLSILINEIESIKEYYPFHVEFENYLDIYDNNYNTALSFAIKNKSIKCINLLLQFGATLGNDFEYTKSDSYIIQAINVKNTKILELLIQHYKQKNKNVANLKNYLSATTSKSNYLSPLVVAINNLDINSSRLLFEKYNVPMPEQYKKIYDALLKGNKISPKSTRDNFLTKITRNILNSILSILYFLGIIRFKNTSSSN